GCGGTTTTGGCCGCGGCCTCGGCGGCGACTGGTACGCTACTGACCAGTTCACGCTGGAACTCATCTTCCATAGTCGCATGCGGCAGTATGAGTGCCTCACGGACGACCCCGACCGCGCCGCCGCCGTGTTCGTGCCGTTCTACCCCGGGATTGAAATGGGGCACCACCTTTGGGGATCCAATGTCTCCGTGCGCGACGCGGCGCCGCTGGAGCTCGCTCAGTGGCTCCGGTCGAGGCCGGAGTGGACAAAGATGGGCGGGAGGGACCACTTCATGGTCGCTGGGAGGATTACGTGGGACTTCCGGCGGTGGACGGAGGATGGCGATTGGGGCAGCAAGCTGCTGTTGCTGCCCGAGCTCAAGAGCATGACGACGCTGGTGAGAACGATGAAAACTCTTAAAAAATTCGATTTTTAGTTAAAATCTACTAAAAAGTTTCGATTTTGATTTGGTTTTGTGAATAATTTCGACAGATTATTGAATCGAGTCCATGGCACCGCAACGACATGGCGATTCCCTACCCGACGTACTTCCACCCTTCCACGGTAGCCGAGCTCACGGCGTGGCAAAATAGAGTCCTGAAACAAAGCCGACCGTGGCTCTTCTCCTTCGCAGGCGCGCCCCGGTGGCGGCCGCCCAATTCCACTGCGTCCCTCCGCGACCTCTCCATCGAGCAGTGCCGCGCCTCCGCAAGATGCAAGCTGCTCGACTGCGCTGGTGAACGGGCTGGCTCGTGCTTCTCCCCTCGCCGCATCATGGCTCTCTTCGAAAGCTCTGTCTTCTGCCTTCAGCCGGTGGGTGACTCCCCCACGCGGCGCTCGACCTTCGACGCCATGGTCGCCGGATGCGTGCCGGTATTCTTCCACCCCGGCTCCGCCTACACGCAGTACGCATGGCACCTGCCGCGGGACTACCGGAGGTACTCGGTGTTCCTGCCGGAGGAGGTGGTGAGGCAGGGGAACGAGAGTATCGAGCTGGCGCTTCGAAAAATCACGGCGGAGGAAGTGGCGGCGATGAGAAAGGAGGTCGTGGGCATGCTTCCGAGGCTGGTGTACGGTGATCGCCGGAGAGGAGCGGCGGAGTTCGACGATGCGTTCGATGTGGCTGTGGAGAAGGTGATCGAGAGGGTGCAGAAGCAGAGGAAGCAAATCACAGAAGGGACCGCAGACGCCGTGGCCGAAGAAAAGTATACGTGGAAGCAGAGTCTGGTGAGTACAAATCTGGGTGAAGACGAGTGGGATCATTACTTTAGCCACTGGGGATGAAGaagaattattttatttttaaaattttacattaaTAATAAATTTGTAGCCATTTTTTAATTTCTTGGATAATGTTTTTTCAAATGAGATAGATTTGATAGGCTAAGCGATGTTTTGTGTGTAATCGTGAGTAATGTATAGACGTGGTGTTGTCAGCTCGATTTCTttgcaaaaaatattttatttattctctCTCTTTTTCGATCTTCTTTTCAAAACATCATCGAGcaaaatttttcaatttctaaattttCGTCGtcgctttctctctctctctctctcctaccTTCTTCTGCGTTAGTTGGATCTTGCGCTCTTGTCAGGAAAGCAAAGCAAAGACATTACAAGCTACTTGGCTCGTCGCTCTCTATCTAACCGCTCTCTTTCTCTCTCACGCTCGTCTCTTCCTTCATCGACAATGGCGTTTGATAACTGTCATTGTGCTTACCACCTCCCTCCAATCTCGATCTAAGGACGACGTCTTTAATTCCTTCTATTTCATATTCAATGGTAatttgtttcattttaatttgttattctCCACCGTGATCCGAACATATATTAGAAGGATTAATGACATAACGTGCAATGACGACGCCTGCTACAAACGCCTATAGGCTGCAGCCACTTGAAAAggtagctgctacatgttgtagctgCTACTTCAACAGTTAActactacaccttgtagcagctaactgtccatgtagctgctacagTGTGTAGCAGTCATTTGCTAAGTCGTTTTTGTATCACCTACATTTTCTAGCATATATTActctaaaaatatttaagttgatgtatatcaacttggtaaaaaattatttgaaattactTTGCTGATGTAGCGCCTTTTCTTTGCTGCTAAACGTTGCAGCAGTAACTTCGCAGCTAACTATCcatatagctgctacaacttgtagcatcTAACTTGGAATGGTGGTCGTAGAAGGA
This genomic stretch from Zingiber officinale cultivar Zhangliang chromosome 7A, Zo_v1.1, whole genome shotgun sequence harbors:
- the LOC122002513 gene encoding xyloglucan galactosyltransferase KATAMARI1 homolog, which gives rise to MDRQQSRKYPMSIGKKDTARLLIHHLSLGGGVDTVRRMFYVVVVSLVLCFLLLLPGEVSSPAGTALTSSGCDGRYIFVQELPARFNVDLLRNCCVFSRWAGDACHLADNGGFGRGLGGDWYATDQFTLELIFHSRMRQYECLTDDPDRAAAVFVPFYPGIEMGHHLWGSNVSVRDAAPLELAQWLRSRPEWTKMGGRDHFMVAGRITWDFRRWTEDGDWGSKLLLLPELKSMTTLIIESSPWHRNDMAIPYPTYFHPSTVAELTAWQNRVLKQSRPWLFSFAGAPRWRPPNSTASLRDLSIEQCRASARCKLLDCAGERAGSCFSPRRIMALFESSVFCLQPVGDSPTRRSTFDAMVAGCVPVFFHPGSAYTQYAWHLPRDYRRYSVFLPEEVVRQGNESIELALRKITAEEVAAMRKEVVGMLPRLVYGDRRRGAAEFDDAFDVAVEKVIERVQKQRKQITEGTADAVAEEKYTWKQSLVSTNLGEDEWDHYFSHWG